The genomic region ATCACTGTTAAACATACCATTTAATTTCAAACTAGTTGCACACCTTTTAAAAAGAAGGCAGACTATACAGTTTTCTGAAAATGGCGGgtaacatcatcttgaagatgaCACACCTAACAGGTATTTGTGCACTTTATTTAAACAGTTCCACTAATTGCTATGTGCTAAGGCTAATCGCGTGCTAAAATGCTATGATACATTAAGCTATGTATAAAAGATTTCCCTTAAAGATTCATTTGAACATTGCttaatacaaacaatattttATGAAGATATTTATGATACTGCCTCAGTGCTAAATGTTTCTAACGCTCATTGCTTGCTAACAATGCTATGCTAACTCTGAAAAGAACACTCTTACATAAATatacaataaataaacagactactttctggtttaggtttaaatTAAACATAATTTAAGTGTgttaaaataattatttcccTAATTTGTTTGCAATAAGACAACACTAAAAGACAGATTGTTTCAGATTCTTTTATAAAATAATTCACTTTACATAGTGTTTCAACATACAGTGTATTCTTCTACAATACGATGATTGTGTGCTTCACACACTATCGAGCCCTCAAAGTTGGAACAGCCTTGTCATGTGGTGAATGGAATCATGAAGAAAGTACTTTGGCATAGTTTAATGACGGACTATgtagtagtgtgtgtgtgacgcgAATACAAGATTGAAACACAGACCGTACGTAATATTACGCTAGTATTAACAATCAGTATAAAGAGCAGATTGCTTTTCACTGTATGTAAGTTTCACATCTCGACTTCAGTTGTATAACAGTCACAAACGGGAGGTCAAAGTCTGAAAGGGACCGTGAAACCTGGATTGTACAAAAACAAGGTGCAAGTCAAtttagtaaaagaaaaaaaaaatactccccTATAAGTTCTGCATCCATCAAACCTGAACTACTTACTCAGAGCAGTTACACGTGAATGTGAACATTTACAAAGCACAAACAAGCATATAAGTATCTTGCATCAGGACGATATTAAAACCACTGCtcatatacatttttttcaaatcacaatgttttttttttttctacagatCAGCCACAAAAGACGTTATGGATGGAGAGGGGGAGACTCTTTTGAGGCAGACTCTGGCAAATAACAGTAAGAGCCATTTTAGTTAAATCCATCACGCATATCTTACAAGTcaatcctcctccacctcctctttCTCTTCACTTTTGCAATCTGTCAAACACAGTTCatattttaaatatgtaaagCCATTTAAATAGATATTGCTGCCCAGGTCTGGTCCACTGCAGACAGATAGTTGTGATATAGAGCAAGAGACACAAGACGACTGGAGAGTCAGCTAACTGCTGTTTTACTGTAGGATGACGAGTTGCTGACAGTTTACTTGGCCTgcagggaggagaaaaaaaaatcttgaaggtAAGACACAAACACTTTCACCATCTAAAAATTTAAAAGAAACATACCTACGACTATTCATTTCCCGTCATATTTGATGCTTCTCACTCTGTATTGAAGATGGCCcagttttctttcttctcctgatggttaaaaaaaaaaaaaattgtaattgaGAATTTACTTTGAGCAAGCTTTATAGACATGTTGCTGCTCCAGCCGTCTGTGTCATGTCTGACCTCCGTCATGACAGGCAGGTTGTCGTGAGGAAGAAGCCACATTGTTCGATGGGCTTTGGTCCGCTGTCTCTGCAGGAGCTTCCGCAGCAACCTTTTCACTTTACGATCCCTGGGATCGGCACATTTCACCGCTTTTTTGGTGTAAAggctgcccaaaaaaaaaaaaaaaaaatcatacttaTTATAACTGTTTGTCGACAGCATCGTAGAAATTACATACAAGCTCTGTTTCAAGGTTCATTTCATGAAAGCCTGAATCCGATACAGTTAATGAAACCAAAAGGAATTTGTAGAACTTGAAGAATTCCATGTAAGGTTACATCCCCCTCCCTGATTTCACACAATATTTTTCTCAGCGTTGCTGACCCTGACCAAAAGTTTGACTGTGGCCAGACTCTGTTCTATTTACAGACGTCTTGTCATTGCCACATATTTCCTCTCTGACTTTTCTGGCAATCACGGGGCTCGCCACAACATCACGACCTGGAACGATGACCGCGGCTCTCAGCCCGGACTCTCGGTAGCATATTTTCCACGCCTGTGCTCAATAGCTCCAGGAGTGGATAGTTGGAATACTTGCATGATGGCTTGTATACTGCAGTCCGGTCCCTCGGTCTGCACCTCAAACCGCAACACGTCCTTGGTGCGTACCTTGCCGTGAGAATACAACATGCAGCATTGGACATCCCGTTGCATTTGCACACCTTtacctggcaaaaaaaaataaatagatgcagaatTAATTGGTCATATTTTGTGTGTCATAATGACATTTCAATGGATATCATGTCAATTTGGTGCTCAAAATTGTGTTGCTAAGTGAAGGTCCGCTATCTACTTATTAAATACTGACTTTAGCTAGAAGCGTTCATCCTGtcagcatgctttttttttttttttcctgtacatTTTCCAGCTTGCAGTTAGCATGGGAGCTTGACCGATACACTTTTCTAACATTCCAACATCTACTTAATACAATTCATATGAAGTTCCATGAACTTTTTGCTTGTGAAATTGTCAAGTCTCAAACCTGATTGTGGGATTGACTCTAATCCAGGTGGAAGAACTGTGAAGTATTTGCGGCTACTTCTGCTAGGTGACGAATGATGTATTTTGTGCAAGCAGAGTGTGAACCGCACGTTTGTCGCCTACACATATGCACACGCTTGAAGCACAATGGTATCCCGCTGTGCTGTCCTCTGTGTGACTGTTTCTGCGTGCATGTGTTATGATGGAAGCTTTGGGCGCAAAATAGGACAGCGCCGCCTGGTTACGCCACACTTGGAATCCAGAGCTCAACCGCTCGTCACTTCGCTTCCAGCTCTCAAGCGACGGGGTTACGAGACGACACCATCGCTCGTGCTGATCGTCGGGCCGTTTTTCCCTCTTGCGAGCCCTTCGCGCGAGCCCCTCTTGTTTACATCCATCGCTGCTCTCactcccccgccccccccccccctccctttttccaGATTCGCCATCGCTCTTTCGTCCACACTGTCCACCTGAGGGGTGCGTGCGATTCATGCGGTATCCTCACACTCGCCGTGTCTTACCTTGCACAGATGCCAGGAGGAGAACAGTCAGGGAGATAACAGTCAACATCTGCAGCATGAACATGATGAGGCCGGCAGAAAGGAGGATGATCTCGTCGCTCACCTCTCTCCCTCTATGGCTGCTGCCTCTCTTGTATGACTCCCTCCCTCTTTTTATACCTCCCTGCccatctctcactcactcacttccaccacctcttttttttttttatctcactatctttccctccctccatctgATTGTCCAGTTTCATCTTGCCATATTGTCACACTCCACTCAACACTCCTCACCCGCCTCCTCGTGTGTGTCTTATCAGAAGATTAAAAATCACTCCACATTCTTGCCTAAAGTGCCtcatgggctttttttttttatgtgacagTTCTTtggattttaaaaacatttagaaGATAAGACTATTTATCTTGGCTGTAAAATATCACTACAGCAGGTGTATCCAACTCAATTCTGTCAGGAACAGGATTTCTGGAAAGCTGTGTTTACTGTGGCATCGCTCAAACTATACTTAGAACCACGCTCGCTCCAAGAATTTCTGATGTGTTGGATGAGAAATGTGCACAACATGCCATTCAAACCAGAAATGTGGAACCGTATCACAGCTGAGTGCTAGTTTGGCTTGAATTTCAGGGACACTTGCAGCTTCTGCCCTTTAAGCTTTTTTGCAGTGTTTAGAAAAATGCTTTTTCCTTTTATGGGCACAGCTAAATCTGGACAGAATCGGTACACCCTGTAGAAGAAACTCGTTTCGGCCAGTTGTTTCTCAATCTTGTTCGTTTTGTCATGAGCCGATCGACAAATAATtcctttatttatgaatttgtgTTTAAATTCAAAATATGAGTGTTTTTGACGTAAAAGGTCATCTTTTGGATAtccttgccttttttttttttaagtttgtctCATCTTATTGTGAACCTATCAATGTAAGGAAAAGATGCATTTTATCACCCACTGTGGATGTTATTTAAGAGCATCCAGGATTCAATTCTGCACTGAGATTTTTCTGGCAAgaggaaatgaaaacaaacaaaagagtcTTGGCAGCAAGCGTACGGGTATTCCCAGCTTTTGTTTTATGTCTCTTTTGAAAGGTTTGACTCATACGCTAGTGTCACCGTGTAATTATCTTACATTTAGCCAGTTGAATGATTCACATGTTTGGAAAATGTCTTTTCGACCTCACCCTCGGTCTAGCGACGCACCGCAAGAATACGCTGGAATCAACAACCGGTCTGTGCTTCAAAACAATATCAGCATATTTGGAAACAAACCAAActaatttcttttgttttaatgGTGTTTGTTGATCCAAATTGGCACGATAAATGCAATGAAACTTAAAGTCACCCTGCAAGGCCGTAaaattccgatttttttttgaGGAAATATGTTTCTATAGTGTCACTAAACGGCAGAGGTCGGTCGTGTGAGACATGatattaattcatttttttctttgttttttttgcaggcacTTATTCCAAATGAAGTAGCATCAACAAAGAAAACG from Syngnathus scovelli strain Florida chromosome 10, RoL_Ssco_1.2, whole genome shotgun sequence harbors:
- the ccl44 gene encoding chemokine (C-C motif) ligand 44, which encodes MFMLQMLTVISLTVLLLASVQGKGVQMQRDVQCCMLYSHGKVRTKDVLRFEVQTEGPDCSIQAIILYTKKAVKCADPRDRKVKRLLRKLLQRQRTKAHRTMWLLPHDNLPVMTEEKKENWAIFNTE